The DNA sequence GATCATAGGTTTCAATAGGCTTTGGATTTTTCCAATTTGAAGGAAATATATCTGCATGAATTTTTTGAGCGAAGTCCTGAGAGGGTGCATTTGAATCTGTCATTGAATGTCTCCGTTTGTATCAAATTCTTTTTATGACACTCAAAAAATATTGTCAATGCATAGACTGGTTCCCCATTTAAATAGCAAAATTATTCTCATCAAAGTATACATAAAAAATTAAATATGCGTGGTCAATGACAACCACGGCAAAAATCATTTACACACAAAGGAGAATGATTATGCAACGCAAAGGTTCTGCAGTCTGGCAAGGAGATTTAATTCATGGGAAAGGCACCGTTTCAACAGAAAGTGGAGCACTTGAACACACACCTTATTCCTTTAAAACGCGCTTTGAAAATAGCACAGGAACCAATCCTGAAGAGCTATTAGCTGCAGCCCATGCTGGATGTTTTGCTATGGCTCTTTCTAATGAGCTAAGCACAGCAGGAATTCCACCCAAGGAGCTCCAAGCAACAGCAACAATTACCATCGATAAAGTTTCGGATGGATTTGCTATTACAAAAAGTCATATTGATCTTGTGGCAGATATTCCAAATGCGGATAAGACTAAATTTGAAACTGCTGTTAAAGCAGCAGAACAAGGGTGCCCCGTCTCAAAACTTTTCAAAGCCGAAATCACGGTTTCTGCGACTCTAAAATAATCTTTCAGCATGCGAATATTCGCCAATATTCGCATGCAAAAACGCATTTTAAATAAAATTAAAAATGCATAGGATAAGCCATCAATTTAATGGGAATGTCTCCATGCAATTTAAAGAGTTGGAAAAAGATTTAAAAACACACTTAAGTGGCGATGTCCATTTCGATGAAATATCTCGTAAAATCTATAGCGTGGATGCTTCCATTTATGAGATCGATCCCATTGGCATTGTGCTTCCTCGCTCGAAAGAAGATCTGATTGAAGCTGTTAAAATTGCAAAAAAACATCGCATTCCAATCATCCCACGCGGGGCTGCCACTGGTATTACGGGCGGCTGTATCGGAAAAGCTTTAATTTTGGATACATCCAAATATCTCAATCGCATCCTACATATTGATTATGCCAACGAATCTGTCACATGTGAGCCTGGTGTCGTCCAAGACGTCTTGAACGCAACGCTTGCAAGTCATGGATACCGCTTAGGACCAGATACTTCAACAGGCAATCGAGCCACATTGGGAGGAATGCTTGCCAATAATTCTGCAGGAGCCCGATCGCTTCGCTACGGAAAGATGGTGGATCACGTGCAATCCGTTGAGTTGCTTCTTGCTTGTGGAAGCCTCATGACCTGCCAAATGGTTGACGAAGAAAGTTTTAATCAAAAACAGACTTTAGATAACAGCGAGGGGAGAATCTATCGTACACTTCATAATATTCGACAAAACGATGCCGAGGAAATTGAACTTCGATTTCCAAAAATCCCCAGACGCGTTTCCGGCTATAACCTGGATGAATTAATTAAGCCTTTTCCCCTTAATA is a window from the Parachlamydia acanthamoebae genome containing:
- a CDS encoding OsmC family protein, yielding MQRKGSAVWQGDLIHGKGTVSTESGALEHTPYSFKTRFENSTGTNPEELLAAAHAGCFAMALSNELSTAGIPPKELQATATITIDKVSDGFAITKSHIDLVADIPNADKTKFETAVKAAEQGCPVSKLFKAEITVSATLK